A window of the Falco biarmicus isolate bFalBia1 chromosome 10, bFalBia1.pri, whole genome shotgun sequence genome harbors these coding sequences:
- the LTO1 gene encoding protein LTO1 homolog isoform X2 — translation MAAVAAGTDMFDEIVMAEERFHSEGYQEGYAEGSHAGVVEGRRYGSLHGAKIGSEVGYYLGFALTWQCMLQKCTDEKNSKKMRALDLLVGMIQKFPYEDPTYDKLQEDLEKIRGKFKQVCSMLNIQSDFRIGTARSSLTF, via the exons ATGGCGGCCGTGGCTGCCGGCACGGACATGTTCGATGAGATCGTGATGGCCGAGGAGAG GTTTCACAGTGAGGGGTATCAGGAGGGGTATGCTGAAGGCAGTCATGCTGGAGTTGTTGAGGGCAGGAGGTATGGATCGCTCCATGGTGCCAAGATTGGGTCTGAG GTTGGTTACTACCTGGGGTTTGCACTGACGTGGCAGTGTATGCTCCAGAAATGCACAGATGAAAAGAACAg caaaaAGATGAGGGCTCTGGATTTATTAGTAGGGATGATTCAGAAATTCCCATATGAGGACCCAACTTACGATAAGCTGCAAGAAGACCTGgaaaaaatcagaggaaaattTAAACAG GTTTGTTCAATGCTAAATATTCAGTCTGATTTTAGAATTGGTACTGCAAGATCTTCACTAACATTTTGA